CCAACAGAAGAGGTGTTGTGTTCCATAAAAACAACGCCAGGCCACACATGTTTGTAGTGACTCGCCAGAAACTCCGGGACCTTGGTTGGGAAGTTTTAATGCATCCACCATATAGTCTGGACCTGGCACCAAGTGATTACCATCTTTTTCTCGCAATGCAAAAATTCCTGACTGATAAGAAATCGGCATCAAGAGAAGATTGTGAAAATCGATTACTAGAGTTTTTTCCCAATAAGGACCAAGACTTCTATGAGATAGGCAATCCGAAACATGTTAAATAAAGTTTTGAAGTTCAcgcaaaaataatgaatttccttttcctcaacctaatatttttacattaataaatattcggaAGAGTAtagacaatattatatatcataattgatattttatagcataatcaatattttatatcaaagatGTTTTGCtcttccattttatatatatatatatatatttttttttttgttaataatcgtttttactTTGTATatgtttcgaatttttttacaatgtgcgtgcttttttatttacaatgtaataacgttataatgtTTTTATGTAACGAATTTTTCTTAGATACATTTTGGCgatatgtttttttaattattatcatgttTGAAATTTCTCTGCGTTTGTACGTTCGAGAAAGTGTTTAATGTTTAACagagaagtgaaaaaaagtgagataagaagtattacaaaaaagagacaagaaaatatatgtataattattatgatgatatacgaaaataatagTGTTTATTAATCCCCTTTCACTTTTCACTCCATTACGATCCTTTTGATAGACATAACGAGAGCGTGTCTGAAAGATAGAGTTTTTCGGGATTTCTTGTGCGGAAGTAAAAGTTAGGCGGTACGACcgcaaaataatattatagatagtaTGGAGGTGTTCAAAAGAAATAAGCAATACCTAATCGAAAGTCAAactaagaagaataaagagagagtatattggtcatttatttcttttcgattattatttaacccCCTACGAGAACGAGATACACAATATGTATTAATCcataatgagaagaaaaaggtaaaattacaaaaaaaagaagaaaaaaatggaaataaagaataaataaataaaaaataaatcgaaagaagTCAACAAATaagtttaaagaagaaaaaagaaaatgtgacgACATATTTCACAAACCCTTTAATCgttaaatcttattttttactttagcGAAAACGTATACGCGGCTACTAGTAACAACAACTTACAATAGGATAAACACGTTACAAGAACTCtacgaagagaaataattaccTCTATTTTGAGAGATACGATTCTTGGTACAACAACTCGGTGGTCGGGTAAAACGAGAAAGCTGCGGCCAAGCGGATCTGTATAAAACGTCGCTGACGGAGACTCTCTCCTCAGTTCATCTAACATCCGAATTGAGTTCGACGATACTACAATGAATAATTTGGTAaacatcaattattatttttcctttagaaAGTAATTGTTAAATAGATTGAAGTATCtaaatatttgagaaattttttttccaattattttccattcgttCAAAATCAATCGAATTAAGGATTATCACAGAGAATTTGATTCACCAAAAATGTTTCCAAGTGATTTAACaagatcaattaatttttttttttttttttaaatatctttttggcTATTCTTTCTTTGCGCAAATTGTAGAATCAAATGTTGAGAAATTTTGGTAcgatttagaaaagaaaagtgggaTTGGCCTATAAAAAGGTTTCGGAAAagagtaatcgatttttaaaatcaccaAGAAACTTTTTCCATCCCAATTGAAAATCGCCTTGATaaagattaattgatttttaaaaaatatctaatgcACAAAGAAAGCTGTCTATCCGTTAAATTATCAGTGACAcaattctttctattatacAGGTTGTCGTCCTATTATTATTGACGTCGTATGGTGTATGTGATGTATTAGCTGGTAGGCGTTACATTGCTATACCCATTGATGGCATAGACGTGTTAGAATTGAATCCGATATCACTATCGGCTTCAAGAATTGCTCGTCAAGCAGATCCGGCGGCTTACGTACCTATAGCCGTACCAAATCTTCATCACGAGGAGTTGGAGAATTCACGAGCTGAGAGATCCATCGGTCAAATTCTGGATTATGTGGATTATGGTGGACATACCGGATCTAACGGTGCATTTGGCTGGTACGCCGATTATCCAGCACATCATTAATAACCATATACCTTACGAATACAAATGGGTATATACCATAATAAttccaaaaattattttacgtgCCTGAAATATTGTGTAATATTTCACAGTCTCCTGACGTGTATAAACTTT
This portion of the Vespa velutina chromosome 4, iVesVel2.1, whole genome shotgun sequence genome encodes:
- the LOC124948776 gene encoding uncharacterized protein LOC124948776, translating into MNNLVVVLLLLTSYGVCDVLAGRRYIAIPIDGIDVLELNPISLSASRIARQADPAAYVPIAVPNLHHEELENSRAERSIGQILDYVDYGGHTGSNGAFGWYADYPAHH
- the LOC124948489 gene encoding histone-lysine N-methyltransferase SETMAR-like encodes the protein MVTGDEKWVTYDNLVRKRLWSKRGETAQTVPKPGSNGQEGSAVHLLVIDQKWPELANRRGVVFHKNNARPHMFVVTRQKLRDLGWEVLMHPPYSLDLAPSDYHLFLAMQKFLTDKKSASREDCENRLLEFFPNKDQDFYEIGNPKHVK